A section of the Oncorhynchus gorbuscha isolate QuinsamMale2020 ecotype Even-year linkage group LG04, OgorEven_v1.0, whole genome shotgun sequence genome encodes:
- the LOC124034049 gene encoding SREBP regulating gene protein-like: MVLRRLLRKRWVLGVVFGLSLIYFLTNTLKQEERAIRDRTLLEARDPDHRIPWKVRFNLGNSSRPITQCRNSIQGKSLLTDELGYVCERKDLLVNGCCNVNALSSRQYICKSCLANGCCNIYEYCVSCCLQPDKQLLLEHFLNRAADGFQNLFTAVEDHFELCLAKCRTSSQSVQHENTYRNPQAKYCYGESPPELLPI; this comes from the exons ATGGTGCTACGAAGATTACTGAGAAAACGTTGGGTGCTAGGTGTGGTGTTTGGACTTTCTTTGATATACTTCTTAACCAACACCCTGAAACAG GAGGAGAGAGCCATAAGGGATCGCACCCTGTTGGAGGCCAGGGATCCGGACCACCGGATCCCATGGAAGGTCAGGTTTAACCTGGGCAACAGTAGCAGGCCAATCACTCAGTGCCGGAACTCCATTCAGGGCAAGTCACTGCTCACAGATGAACTGG GTTATGTGTGCGAGAGGAAGGATCTGCTGGTGAACGGTTGCTGTAATGTCAACGCTCTGAGCTCCAGACAGTACATCTGTAAAAGTTGTCTGGCCAATGGCTGCTGTAACATCTACGAGTACTGTGTGTCCTGCTGCCTCCAGCCTGACAAG caaCTTCTACTAGAGCATTTCCTGAACAGAGCTGCAGACGGCTTTCAGAACCTCTTCACCGCCGTGGAGGACCACTTTGAGCTGTGTTTAGCTAAGTGTCGAACTTCATCGCAG AGTGTCCAACATGAAAATACCTACAGAAATCCACAAGCAAAATACTGTTATGGAGAAAGTCCACCTGAACTCTTGCCAATATGA